From the Vibrio algarum genome, one window contains:
- a CDS encoding DMT family transporter, whose protein sequence is MNNTRGSIFMVLAMAAFSIEDMFIKAAASSTNVGLILVLFGLGGTLVFAVLSKRNGDIIFHPAILSRPIIVRAFCEVIGRLSFALAITLTALSSASAILQATPLIAMLGAAFFFGENIGVKRWLAVLVGLIGVLMIIRPGLEGFETASVFAVVATLGFAGRDLATRAAPPTLSNTQLGIYGFFVLIPTGIGMFVYSGEPLHLDVIAGSKIIGAVVFGVAAYNALTIAMRTGDVSVVAPFRYTRLLFALIIGVSIFGESPDLMTLLGSLLIVMSGGYTLIQSQRTNKTIPC, encoded by the coding sequence TTGAATAATACTAGAGGAAGCATTTTTATGGTGCTCGCCATGGCGGCATTCTCCATAGAAGATATGTTCATAAAAGCGGCAGCGAGCAGCACTAATGTTGGTTTGATACTGGTACTATTTGGTTTAGGTGGTACCTTAGTTTTCGCCGTGTTATCCAAAAGAAATGGAGATATCATCTTCCACCCTGCCATTCTGTCTCGACCGATAATTGTGCGAGCTTTTTGTGAAGTGATTGGTCGGCTCTCTTTTGCATTAGCCATCACACTAACCGCACTCTCTAGTGCCTCTGCGATATTACAAGCTACCCCTTTAATCGCCATGCTGGGTGCTGCGTTTTTCTTTGGTGAAAATATCGGGGTAAAACGTTGGCTTGCAGTTTTAGTCGGCTTGATTGGGGTGTTAATGATCATTCGTCCTGGCCTTGAAGGGTTTGAAACGGCGTCGGTGTTTGCCGTTGTCGCAACATTAGGATTTGCAGGCCGAGACCTTGCTACTCGAGCCGCGCCTCCAACACTGTCGAATACACAACTGGGTATTTATGGTTTTTTTGTCCTGATCCCTACTGGTATTGGGATGTTTGTCTACAGTGGAGAACCATTACACCTTGACGTTATCGCGGGTTCTAAAATAATTGGAGCCGTCGTATTTGGTGTAGCAGCCTATAACGCATTAACCATCGCGATGCGCACTGGAGATGTCTCCGTTGTTGCACCTTTTCGATATACTCGACTTCTTTTTGCGTTGATCATCGGGGTGTCGATTTTTGGCGAATCACCAGACTTGATGACTCTATTAGGTAGTCTACTTATCGTAATGTCCGGTGGATATACACTAATTCAAAGTCAACGTACGAACAAAACGATACCGTGTTAA
- a CDS encoding sensor histidine kinase: protein MPYFEANFFFQRIFVVMSLSAILIVLSFEVILYDNIKSVRIESMQSLALTQAQLIASNQDLQFAVFKQDGKSVSGLMENYNPPPDIDYVSITNDKQVRIYHSEGRGIGKKLIDANLERILNGEIVTLVSAGIEKELLIKARVPVLYKGDYAGIVSVGMNYEQALSKLNQRFQITIILSILILGGSTLFNQRFTGYISRKMQHQSPQQIEMALKLRQGILNTVFEGVIAVDSKNRILVINDSALKDLHILDEREDVHNTYIDQYLYPTDFFNASNESEVSDQTISCNGETLVANRRFMFNDQGEKTGAVISFRLRREKEALEQEINAVTSDKENLRAIIHEFNNQMSVIYGLLQMEKYEKAMDFIQSEHSSKQSDIYSVSKAFRTPTLVALVLSKMSRAKELGVRLEIDPMSSIQTDDLPFSENKLTCIVGNLINNAFEAIVRSEVEEKLVRLFVHQGENLLIEVEDSGDGIKEEDIDKIFERKYTKKTEPNHGIGLNLIHTIVNKANGTIIVEQSELGGALFNIYIPKQKIKAKIEEELANVSTR from the coding sequence ATGCCATATTTTGAAGCCAATTTCTTTTTTCAGCGTATATTTGTTGTTATGTCCTTATCGGCCATACTTATCGTACTTTCATTCGAGGTTATTCTTTACGATAATATTAAATCGGTACGCATTGAAAGTATGCAAAGTCTTGCATTAACTCAAGCTCAACTTATTGCTTCTAACCAAGATTTACAGTTTGCTGTCTTTAAGCAAGATGGTAAATCGGTCAGTGGATTAATGGAAAATTACAATCCGCCACCAGATATTGATTATGTTTCTATTACCAATGATAAACAGGTTCGTATCTACCATAGTGAAGGACGTGGTATTGGTAAGAAGCTGATAGATGCAAACCTTGAAAGAATCTTGAATGGTGAAATAGTGACGCTAGTCAGCGCTGGAATCGAAAAAGAGTTACTAATAAAGGCGAGGGTTCCGGTTTTATACAAAGGTGATTATGCAGGTATTGTTTCCGTTGGCATGAATTATGAACAAGCTCTGAGTAAATTAAACCAGCGTTTTCAAATAACCATCATTCTATCCATTTTAATACTTGGTGGCTCAACGTTATTTAATCAACGGTTTACGGGTTATATCAGTCGAAAAATGCAGCACCAAAGCCCGCAGCAAATTGAAATGGCACTCAAGTTAAGGCAAGGAATTCTAAATACAGTATTTGAAGGTGTCATTGCTGTCGATAGTAAAAATCGTATATTGGTGATCAATGATTCAGCCCTTAAAGACCTTCATATCTTGGATGAAAGAGAGGACGTTCACAATACCTATATAGACCAATATCTCTATCCAACCGACTTTTTCAATGCCTCTAATGAGAGTGAGGTGAGCGATCAAACCATTAGTTGCAATGGCGAAACTTTAGTGGCTAACCGTCGATTTATGTTTAACGACCAAGGTGAAAAAACCGGTGCGGTTATCAGTTTTCGTTTACGTCGCGAAAAGGAAGCGTTGGAACAAGAGATAAATGCAGTAACCAGTGATAAAGAGAATTTAAGAGCGATAATCCATGAGTTTAATAACCAGATGTCGGTGATTTATGGCTTATTACAGATGGAAAAATATGAAAAAGCGATGGACTTTATACAGTCAGAGCACAGCAGTAAACAGAGTGATATTTACAGTGTGTCAAAAGCATTCAGAACGCCAACGCTGGTCGCCCTTGTGTTAAGTAAAATGTCACGAGCCAAAGAGTTAGGTGTTAGATTAGAGATTGACCCAATGAGCAGTATCCAAACCGATGACCTGCCTTTTAGCGAAAACAAGTTAACATGTATTGTTGGTAATCTTATTAATAATGCATTTGAAGCTATTGTGCGTTCTGAAGTTGAAGAGAAGCTGGTTAGGCTTTTTGTGCATCAAGGTGAAAATCTATTGATTGAAGTAGAAGACAGTGGTGATGGTATTAAAGAAGAGGATATCGATAAGATATTTGAGCGAAAATACACTAAGAAGACAGAACCTAATCACGGTATTGGCCTTAACCTAATTCATACTATCGTTAATAAAGCAAACGGCACGATTATCGTAGAACAGTCTGAATTAGGCGGAGCGCTATTTAATATTTATATTCCTAAGCAAAAAATAAAAGCAAAAATAGAAGAGGAGTTGGCTAACGTAAGTACTCGTTAG